CGGCCATCACGAGGATCCGACTGATGGTGATCGCATGGAGCATGAAGATGAACGCCCCCAGCATCAAAAAAACGAGCAGCGCAGTTTTCAGGATGACCTCGGCCGCTTCCCGGTTTCCTCTGACTCGGAAGGATTCGTACATGCCGAAATATCCCAACCCCCCTGCCCACACCACCGTGAACAGCGCCGCAAACCAGCCATAGACGTGGGAAGGGTGGAGAAAGCGCGTGGGCCGCACCAGCAGGTACGCGATCACGAACGACATCGCGACCACGCCGATATCGGCGAACATCATGGAGCGTCGCAAGAGTGTTGCGTATTCTTTGACCATCATCCTAGAACACCATCGTGACGCCAAGAACGACGGTGTTTTTCACGTAGCCCCGATCCGGCTCGGAGGAATCCAGCGCCGATACCCGATACGCTGCCCGCCCCGTGATCAGCTTCGTGATGTCATAGGTCAGTCCAAAATTGACGCCGCCGAACGTATCCTTGACGCTGGTGCTCAGATATTCTCCCTGCCCATAAAATGCGGACAGCCCCCCGGAGAGCCGACGCAAAAGTTGGCGATAATAATTGAGCGACGTTTTCCATTCTTTGAACAGGCTCTGGTTGAAGGTCGTCGTGGTATACGCCCGCTCAAAAACGAGCGCACCGCGCGTCCGGGCATCCGGCTCGCGATTAAGTGAAACGCGGACGCGCGGTCGCGGCAGCACATCTCCGTCGAAGGTATCAATGACATCGACACCGGCGCGACCATCGAGATAGAGGGTCGGTGTGAAGTACTGCTGAAATCCGGCGAGCGCGGAGTTGGTGAAGGAGCTTGGACCTGGAACAAAATCCCGGATGGAAAATTCATACCCTCCCAGGAGCGTTGTCGCTGAGCTCACCGCATAGGTCACATCGGCTCCGGCTCGATGGGCATGGGAATCGGTGAGATCGCTGCGGGAGAGCACATGGATATCGTTCGCATATCGCGTGGCGAGGCCGAAGCGTTTGGTGAAGGTTTTGTCGTACTCGGCATTGAAACGGTTCAAAACATAGCCGTACCGCCCTGCGGTCCTGCCGAACTCATCCTCTAAACTCCTCGGCTCCACATCATGGGTAAAGTCATTGGCGAGCGAAAAGGTGGAATACTTCGAGAGCTCGCCTTTCCACAGCAGGTGGGCGTCTTCTGCCATCGTGTTGAAATCAGGATTCCGCGCGAAGAAGCGCTGGGTGAGATTGGCGTTGATGTCAAACGATCGCAGCTTTGTTTCCTTCGTCCACCCGCCGCCAACACCCAGGATCGTGATGAAATCATCCCGCGTGTTGTGTTTGGCAAACGTCACGTTGTCATCAAACATCTCGCCTGCCGAGGTGCGGATGGTGAGATGCTGCGCTTCCTGCGCGAGACTTGTGATCACCCAGGGGCCGAGGAGCACCCACACCCCGACGGTCAGGTGGAGCGCATGGCACAGGCGTTGGCGCATGTGCCGTGCATGAGGCCGACGCATGTGGGGGTTAGCGCAGCCACGGCGCGGGTACTGCCGGCTGATCAGAGGCGTGCAGTTGCGCGATATTCAGGGGTGCGCTTCCGCTCCCTGTGCGGTGTACGGGAGTGGCCTGCATGGCCAAGATCACGGCTTCCACAACTCCCACTGCGACAAGCAGACCAAGTCCTGTTCGCTTATTCATCGTGCCTCCTTGGTGTCTTGACATGTGTCTCTCGAATGTGAAGGCAGTGTATCGAGAGACAATGAAGGCACGATGACAATTCAATTACAACATTGTCATGTGAGAGAAAAAAATCGGAGCCACGCGTTCATCGTGGCTCCGCGAGAAATCGGTGGGGAAATGGCTACGACAGCTACTCAGTCAATGACGCTTGAACCGGGTCGTGCGGATCGAGCAGAAACTCCGGTTCCACCATCGGCTCGTACCCCGCGCCGGGCCACGGCAAGAGGAACGTGGCCATCTCAACCGCACCGGCCGCCGTCCTGACCGCAAACGCCCGGCAGCCATCCAGGATGCCCCAGGAGAGGGCGGCCACGGCTCCGCGGGCGTCGTACGTTTGAGCCACGCGGGGAGGCAGCTCAAACGCGGCGGTGAAGAGATTGGCGACCCCGCGCCCGAGCTTTCGCGTGGGGCCATTCGCTTCGGCTGACTGAACGGACAAGGCGAGGGCGATGAGTCCCCCCATAACTCCTGAGAGCAGCACACGGCGCATCAGACTCCTCCTCTAGTGGCAACTCAAGAGCAAGTGTACCTGATCACTGCCAACAAAGAAAAGGCTCTCGAGCGGACTCGCTCTGGAAATCCTTGGGACCGCGCCTGCACGGCCGTTCATCCCCCCACCTGCTGGCACGCCAAAGGCGCGCGCCGCAATGCGGCGGTCGCTATTAGCGACTCCAGCAGGTGGAGGGATCAACGCTCAGTCAGCACAACCGCTTCCGGCGTTTCCACACCGGCCGCCGGCGGCGCGCTGATCGGCTTCAGGGCCGCACCCATGGCAGCGCCGGGTCGAGAAACCCCAGCCTCCACGCGATACAGCGCGCGCAGATAGGGCAGCGCCAACACGAAAAATCGGCCAAGCTTGCTCAGGGTGTCCCACAGGTAGCGGCCGTAGAAGGTCAGCGGGCGTTCGAGCGGCATGCCGGGTCGACGATCCGTGCGGTACTTGAGCCGGAACAGACCGCCCTCAAGCGGGTGGACCTGCTCGATGCGTGCACAGGCATGAAACGCCAGCAATTTCTCCATCATGTGTCGAGGCGCAAACCCCCACGCTTTCCCCCGGCGGATCAGCGCCTCGACATGCTCCGGCGTGTAGTACGCATCCCAGGCCCGATGGTAGATCTGCTGCCACTGCGCCCGGGACATCTGCTGATGGTCCGTGGTGACGTGGGCGAGATCATAGCGATTCATGTCCGGGTCCATGTCAACCCCGCGATCATAGAGCGCTCGGTGATCCTGGGACCCGGGCAGCGGCGTCAGGATGAAGAACTCGAGCAGGTCGATCGGCAGCTCCCGCTGGATGATCGTGATATCCCGCAGGATGCTCTCCGGGGTGTCTGCCGGAAAACCCAGGATGTAGCCGGCCAAGGTGAGGGCGCCAACGCTGTGCCACCCGTCCAGCATCGCCCGGTACTCCTCGATGCGATTCTGCCGCTTCTGCGCGCCCAGCA
The genomic region above belongs to Candidatus Omnitrophota bacterium and contains:
- a CDS encoding exosortase system-associated protein, TIGR04073 family; the protein is MRRVLLSGVMGGLIALALSVQSAEANGPTRKLGRGVANLFTAAFELPPRVAQTYDARGAVAALSWGILDGCRAFAVRTAAGAVEMATFLLPWPGAGYEPMVEPEFLLDPHDPVQASLTE
- a CDS encoding outer membrane beta-barrel protein codes for the protein MRQRLCHALHLTVGVWVLLGPWVITSLAQEAQHLTIRTSAGEMFDDNVTFAKHNTRDDFITILGVGGGWTKETKLRSFDINANLTQRFFARNPDFNTMAEDAHLLWKGELSKYSTFSLANDFTHDVEPRSLEDEFGRTAGRYGYVLNRFNAEYDKTFTKRFGLATRYANDIHVLSRSDLTDSHAHRAGADVTYAVSSATTLLGGYEFSIRDFVPGPSSFTNSALAGFQQYFTPTLYLDGRAGVDVIDTFDGDVLPRPRVRVSLNREPDARTRGALVFERAYTTTTFNQSLFKEWKTSLNYYRQLLRRLSGGLSAFYGQGEYLSTSVKDTFGGVNFGLTYDITKLITGRAAYRVSALDSSEPDRGYVKNTVVLGVTMVF